In the Angustibacter sp. Root456 genome, TCGCGCGTGGCGTGGGCCGCCGTGTCGTCGGCGTCCAGCGGCCAGATGATCCACCAGGTCCAGGCCAGCATGGTCGCCGCGGCGGCGTCCCACGCGAGGGCCGGCGCGAACAGCGCGCCGCCGAACGCCCACGCCGCCACACCCACCACCACGCCGACCGCTGCCGACACCGCCAGCCGCCGGCCGACGCGCAGCGCGAAGACGTGGCGAGACCGCGCGCTCGCACCCTGTCGGGACGCCATGAGCGAACTGTGGCACAACGGCGCCGGCTCGCTCGCGACCCAGCACGTGTGCCGAGCCGAGGAGCCTGGCCGGCGCCCCGACGGGCGCGACTAGTGCGTGAGCGCCGGCTCCGACAGCGGCGCCACCGAGGGGTAGAGCGGGTGCGCGGCAGCCAGCGCCTCGACCCGTGCCCGCAGGTCGGCGACGGCGGGCTCGGCAGCACCACTGCTCAGCGCGGCCGCGATGATGTCGGCCACCTCGGCGAACTCGGCGGCACCGAAGCCGCGCGCGGCCAGCGCCGGGGTGCCGAGGCGCAGGCCCGACGTCACCATGGGCGGTCGCGGGTCGTGCGGCACCGCGTTGCGGTTCACCGTGATCCCCAGGGCGTGCAGCCGGTCCTCGGCCTGCCGGCCGTCCAGCTCGGACTCGACGAGGTTGACCAGCACCAGGTGGACGTCGGTGCCGCCGCTGACGATCTCGACGCCCGCCGAGCGCACGTCCGACTGAGCCAGGCGCTCGGCGATCAGGCGCGCGCCCTCGAGGGTGCGCTGCTGACGGTCGCGGAACGCGGGCGACATCGCCAGGGCGAAGCACACCGCCTTGCCCGCGATGACGTGCTCGAGCGGTCCGCCTTGCATGCCGGGGAAGACCGCGGAGTTGATCCGCTTGGCGAGGGCGGGGTCGTCGGTGAGGATGATCCCGCCGCGCGGCCCACCGAGGGTCTTGTGGGTGGTCGACGTCGTGACGTGCGCGTGCGGTACCGGGCTGGGGTGCAGGCCCGCGGCCACCAGGCCGGCGAATTGCGCCATGTCGACCATGAGCAGCGCGCCCACCTCGTCGGCGATCGACCGGAAGGCGGCGAAGTCCAGGACCCTCGGGTACGCCGACCAGCCCGCCACGATCATCCGGGGCCGGCGCTCGCGAGCCAGCGCGCGCACCTCGTCCAGGTCGACCCGGCCGTCGGCCCCGGTGTGATACGGCACGACGTCGAAGTGCTTTCCGGAGTAGTTCAGCCGCATGCCGTGGGTGAGGTGACCGCCGTGGGCGAGGTCGAGACCGAGGATCGTGTCACCGGGCTGCAGCAGCGCGAAGTAGACGGCGGTGTTGGCCTGGGCGCCGGAGTGCGGCTGGACGTTGGCGAACTCGGCGCCGAACAGCTGCTTGGCGCGGTCGATGGCCAGCTGCTCGATGACGTCGACGTGCTCGCAGCCGCCGTAGTAGCGCCGTCCCGGGTAGCCCTCGGCGTACTTGTTGGTCGCCACCGAGCCCTGGGCCTGCATGACCGCCAGCGGAGCGAAGTTCTCCGACGCGACCATCTCCAGGGTCGACTCCTGACGCCGCAGCTCGGCATCCAGTGCAGCGGCCACCTCGGGGTCGACGCTGTGCAGCGGCTCGTTCAGTGCGTTGGGCTGGCTCATCTCGGCCTCTCAGGCGTTGTCGGTCAGGGCGGCGTAGGCCGCTGGGTCGAGGAGGCCGTCGGCGGCCTCGATCCGGGCGCGGAACAGCCAGCCGCGCTCGAACGGGCTGGCGTTGACCAGGCTGGGGTCGGCCTCGACGTCGGCGTTGGTCTCGGTGACCTCGCCGGAGAAGGGCGCGAACAGGTCGCTGACCGACTTGGTCGACTCGACCTCCCCGCAGACGCCACCGGCGGTGAGGGTGCTGCCCGG is a window encoding:
- the glyA gene encoding serine hydroxymethyltransferase, producing MSQPNALNEPLHSVDPEVAAALDAELRRQESTLEMVASENFAPLAVMQAQGSVATNKYAEGYPGRRYYGGCEHVDVIEQLAIDRAKQLFGAEFANVQPHSGAQANTAVYFALLQPGDTILGLDLAHGGHLTHGMRLNYSGKHFDVVPYHTGADGRVDLDEVRALARERRPRMIVAGWSAYPRVLDFAAFRSIADEVGALLMVDMAQFAGLVAAGLHPSPVPHAHVTTSTTHKTLGGPRGGIILTDDPALAKRINSAVFPGMQGGPLEHVIAGKAVCFALAMSPAFRDRQQRTLEGARLIAERLAQSDVRSAGVEIVSGGTDVHLVLVNLVESELDGRQAEDRLHALGITVNRNAVPHDPRPPMVTSGLRLGTPALAARGFGAAEFAEVADIIAAALSSGAAEPAVADLRARVEALAAAHPLYPSVAPLSEPALTH
- the gcvH gene encoding glycine cleavage system protein GcvH, which translates into the protein MPIPTDRQYTAEHEWVLVDGDVATVGITEFAANALGDVVYVSLPEPGSTLTAGGVCGEVESTKSVSDLFAPFSGEVTETNADVEADPSLVNASPFERGWLFRARIEAADGLLDPAAYAALTDNA